One genomic region from Quercus robur chromosome 4, dhQueRobu3.1, whole genome shotgun sequence encodes:
- the LOC126723603 gene encoding uncharacterized protein LOC126723603 isoform X2, with the protein MALPCGSRRRWSRVVKMAFCLFFLIPMSSVGNRNTNTIFNKKQKLEVQQQLKRLNKPALKSIESPDGDIIDCVDINKQPAFDHPLLKNHTIQMRPSSYPEGFSFDESNDVSSNSEPKVSQPWHLNGRCPEGTIPIRRTKEEDLLRAGSAANYGRKKHHSIPNADIAGITHEYALLSEEGDKYYGMMANLNVWNPHTMDSNEFSVSQFWIAAGDPDQDLDTIEAGITVYEHLYDDQQTRLFTFWTDDSYRTTGCYNLNCPGFVQVDNQIAVGATVTPYSIYGDTQRTLEFYVYK; encoded by the exons ATGGCTCTACCTTGTGGAAGCAGGAGGAGGTGGTCGAGGGTGGTAAAGATGGCTTTCTGCTTGTTCTTTCTCATACCAATGTCATCAGTTGGAAATAGAAACACTAACACCATATTcaataagaaacaaaaactgGAGGTTCAACAGCAATTGAAGCGCCTTAACAAGCCTGCTCTTAAATCCATCGAG AGCCCAGATGGAGATATAATCGACTGCGTAGATATAAACAAGCAACCAGCTTTTGATCATCCTTTGTTAAAAAATCACACAATTCAG ATGAGACCAAGTTCTTACCCAGAAGGGTTTTCATTCGATGAGAGCAACGACGTCTCTTCAAACTCCGAGCCCAAAGTGAGTCAGCCATGGCACTTGAATGGAAGGTGCCCAGAAGGAACAATTCCCATAAGAAGAACTAAAGAAGAAGATTTATTAAGGGCAGGCTCTGCAGCAAATTATGGAAGGAAAAAACACCATTCCATCCCTAATGCTGATATCGCTGGAATTACCCATGAG TATGCATTGCTTTCTGAGGAAGGAGATAAGTACTATGGAATGATGGCAAATTTGAACGTGTGGAATCCCCATACCATGGACTCAAATGAGTTCAGCGTGTCTCAATTCTGGATTGCAGCTGGTGACCCTGATCAAGATCTTGATACCATTGAAGCCGGCATAACA GTCTACGAACATCTATATGACGATCAACAAACTAGACTCTTCACGTTTTGGACT GATGATTCATATAGAACCACAGGTTGCTACAATCTGAATTGCCCTGGCTTTGTTCAAGTCGACAACCAGATTGCAGTGGGTGCAACCGTCACCCCTTATTCCATCTATGGTGATACCCAACGTACACTCGAATTCTATGTTTATAAG TAG
- the LOC126723603 gene encoding uncharacterized protein LOC126723603 isoform X1 gives MALPCGSRRRWSRVVKMAFCLFFLIPMSSVGNRNTNTIFNKKQKLEVQQQLKRLNKPALKSIESPDGDIIDCVDINKQPAFDHPLLKNHTIQMRPSSYPEGFSFDESNDVSSNSEPKVSQPWHLNGRCPEGTIPIRRTKEEDLLRAGSAANYGRKKHHSIPNADIAGITHEYALLSEEGDKYYGMMANLNVWNPHTMDSNEFSVSQFWIAAGDPDQDLDTIEAGITVYEHLYDDQQTRLFTFWTDDSYRTTGCYNLNCPGFVQVDNQIAVGATVTPYSIYGDTQRTLEFYVYKDINGNGDWWLKIAQRNFGYWPSSLFSLLSDSASSVQWGGEVTNLKLGEQHTTTQMGSGHFPEEGPGKASYFDSLNVIDGKKVLRHPWNSHTMITNPNCYNIINYGDHFYYGGPGRNPNCP, from the exons ATGGCTCTACCTTGTGGAAGCAGGAGGAGGTGGTCGAGGGTGGTAAAGATGGCTTTCTGCTTGTTCTTTCTCATACCAATGTCATCAGTTGGAAATAGAAACACTAACACCATATTcaataagaaacaaaaactgGAGGTTCAACAGCAATTGAAGCGCCTTAACAAGCCTGCTCTTAAATCCATCGAG AGCCCAGATGGAGATATAATCGACTGCGTAGATATAAACAAGCAACCAGCTTTTGATCATCCTTTGTTAAAAAATCACACAATTCAG ATGAGACCAAGTTCTTACCCAGAAGGGTTTTCATTCGATGAGAGCAACGACGTCTCTTCAAACTCCGAGCCCAAAGTGAGTCAGCCATGGCACTTGAATGGAAGGTGCCCAGAAGGAACAATTCCCATAAGAAGAACTAAAGAAGAAGATTTATTAAGGGCAGGCTCTGCAGCAAATTATGGAAGGAAAAAACACCATTCCATCCCTAATGCTGATATCGCTGGAATTACCCATGAG TATGCATTGCTTTCTGAGGAAGGAGATAAGTACTATGGAATGATGGCAAATTTGAACGTGTGGAATCCCCATACCATGGACTCAAATGAGTTCAGCGTGTCTCAATTCTGGATTGCAGCTGGTGACCCTGATCAAGATCTTGATACCATTGAAGCCGGCATAACA GTCTACGAACATCTATATGACGATCAACAAACTAGACTCTTCACGTTTTGGACT GATGATTCATATAGAACCACAGGTTGCTACAATCTGAATTGCCCTGGCTTTGTTCAAGTCGACAACCAGATTGCAGTGGGTGCAACCGTCACCCCTTATTCCATCTATGGTGATACCCAACGTACACTCGAATTCTATGTTTATAAG GACATTAATGGAAATGGAGACTGGTGGTTGAAAATTGCGCAAAGAAACTTCGGATATTGGCCATCTTCCTTATTCTCGCTCCTGTCTGATAGTGCTTCATCCGTTCAATGGGGAGGAGAGGTGACAAACTTAAAGCTAGGTGAACAGCACACCACAACACAAATGGGCAGTGGGCATTTCCCTGAAGAAGGGCCTGGCAAGGCTAGTTACTTCGATTCACTCAATGTTATTGATGGTAAAAAAGTTCTCAGACATCCCTGGAACAGTCATACAATGATAACGAATCCCAATTGCTATAATATCATAAATTATGGAGACCACTTTTATTATGGTGGTCCTGGTAGAAACCCCAATTGTCCATGA
- the LOC126722541 gene encoding uncharacterized protein LOC126722541, with product MALHCGSERRWSGVVKMSFCLFFLIPMSSVGNRNTNTIFNKKQKLEVQQQLKRLNKPAIKSIKSPDGDIIDCIDINKQPAFDHPLLKNHTIQMRPSSYPEGFSFDERNDVSSNSEPKLTQPWHLNGRCPEGTIPIRRTKEEDLLRAGSAANYGRKKHHSIPNAASAGITHEYAVLVEEGDKYYGMMANMNVWNPNTGDSNEFSLSQFWMTAGQSAEDYDTIEAGIIVDDNRYNDYQTRLFTYWTDDNYRTTGCYNLDCPGFVQVDNQIAMGATVTPYSIYGGTQRTVEFYVYKDINGNGDWWLKIAQRNFGYWPSSIFSLLSDSASSVQWGGEVINLKLGDKHTTTQMGSGHFPEEGPGKASFFDTLNVIDGKTILRRPSNSRTVITNPNCYNLINSGDYFYYGGPGRNPNCP from the exons ATGGCTCTACATTGTGGAAGCGAGAGGAGGTGGTCGGGTGTGGTAAAGATGTCTTTCTGCTTGTTCTTTCTCATACCAATGTCATCAGTTGGAAATAGAAACACTAACACCATATTcaataagaaacaaaaactaGAGGTTCAACAACAATTGAAGCGCCTTAACAAGCCTGCTATTAAATCCATCAAG AGCCCGGATGGAGATATAATTGACTGCATAGATATAAACAAGCAACCAGCTTTTGATCATCCTTTGTTAAAAAATCACACAATTCAG ATGAGACCAAGTTCTTACCCAGAAGGGTTTTCATTCGATGAGAGAAATGATGTCTCTTCAAACTCTGAGCCCAAGTTGACTCAGCCATGGCACTTGAATGGAAGGTGCCCAGAAGGAACAATTCCCATAAGAAGAACTAAAGAAGAAGATTTATTAAGGGCAGGCTCTGCAGCAAATTATGGACGGAAAAAACACCACTCCATCCCTAATGCTGCGTCCGCTGGAATTACCCATGag TATGCAGTGCTTGTTGAGGAAGGAGATAAGTACTATGGAATGATGGCAAATATGAACGTGTGGAATCCCAATACCGGGGACTCAAATGAGTTCAGCCTATCTCAATTCTGGATGACAGCTGGTCAAAGTGCTGAAGATTATGATACCATTGAAGCCGGCATAAta GTCGACGATAATCGATATAACGATTACCAAACTAGACTCTTCACGTATTGGACG GATGATAACTATAGAACCACAGGTTGCTACAATCTGGATTGCCCTGGCTTTGTTCAAGTCGACAACCAGATTGCGATGGGTGCAACCGTCACCCCTTATTCCATCTATGGTGGTACCCAACGTACAGTCGAATTCTATGTTTATAAG GACATTAATGGAAATGGAGACTGGTGGTTGAAAATTGCGCAAAGAAACTTCGGATATTGGCCATCTTCCATATTCTCGCTCCTGTCTGATAGCGCTTCATCGGTTCAATGGGGAGGAGAGGTGATAAACTTAAAGCTAGGTGACAAGCACACCACAACACAAATGGGCAGTGGCCATTTCCCTGAAGAAGGGCCTGGCAAGGCTAGTTTCTTCGATACACTCAATGTTATTGATGGTAAAACAATTCTCAGACGTCCCTCGAACAGTCGTACAGTGATAACGAATCCCAATTGCTATAATCTCATAAATTCTGGAGACTACTTTTATTATGGTGGTCCTGGTAGAAACCCCAATTGTCCATGA